A part of Streptomyces sp. NBC_01497 genomic DNA contains:
- a CDS encoding FMN-dependent NADH-azoreductase produces the protein MATLLHIDSSLFPEGSASREVTAKFVEAWTEQHPAGTVIYRDLAAQPLPHLDAAAAAAGAGHPLRAELAAELEAADAILIGAPMYNFTIPSTLKAWLDHAIIAGGNAGPDSAVGKKPFTIVASRGGSYAAGTPREDFEFVQNYLRKLLEGMFGATDIQFIVPELTLAPVKEEMAALRPLSEQSRTQAHEQASAKAKELAARLAA, from the coding sequence ATGGCCACGCTTCTGCACATCGACTCCTCCCTCTTCCCCGAGGGCTCGGCGTCGCGTGAGGTCACCGCGAAGTTCGTCGAGGCGTGGACGGAGCAGCACCCGGCCGGCACCGTCATCTACCGCGACCTCGCCGCCCAGCCGCTCCCGCACCTCGACGCCGCCGCGGCCGCCGCGGGCGCCGGCCACCCCCTGCGGGCCGAGCTGGCCGCCGAACTGGAGGCCGCGGACGCCATCCTCATCGGCGCCCCGATGTACAACTTCACGATCCCCTCGACGCTGAAGGCCTGGCTCGACCACGCGATCATCGCGGGCGGCAACGCCGGCCCGGACTCGGCCGTGGGCAAGAAGCCCTTCACGATCGTGGCCAGCCGCGGCGGCTCGTACGCCGCCGGCACCCCGCGCGAGGACTTCGAGTTCGTGCAGAACTACCTCCGCAAGCTCCTGGAGGGCATGTTCGGCGCCACGGACATCCAGTTCATCGTCCCCGAGCTGACCCTGGCCCCGGTCAAGGAGGAGATGGCCGCGCTGCGTCCGCTCTCCGAGCAGTCCCGCACCCAGGCGCACGAGCAGGCCTCGGCGAAGGCCAAGGAACTCGCCGCCCGCCTCGCCGCCTGA
- a CDS encoding PP2C family protein-serine/threonine phosphatase — translation MTLTLRFAAGSHKGMIREGNEDSGYAGPRLLAIADGMGGQAAGEVASSEVISALVQLDDDVPGSDVLTSLGAAVERANEQLRLMVEEDPQLEGMGTTLTALLWTGRRLGLVHVGDSRAYLLRDGLLTQITQDHTWVQRLVDEGRITEEEATTHPQRSLLMRALGSGDRVEPDLSIREVRAGDRYLICSDGLSAVVSHQTIEEALADYQGPQETVQRLIELALRGGGPDNITCIVADVLDQDMGDTLAGRLSDTPVVVGAVAENQQLGNHDPHLMQTPAGRAAGLGRPVPHQPGGGGFGPPGSGEAGYAGMPPEGGFGAYDDDYGPDGGAPRKRRTWLKASLYTALVVIVVAGGLYGGYRWTQTQYYVGSEKQHVALYQGISQDLAWVSLSKVQTDHPEIELKYLPDYQRKQVEGTITEGSLGTAQGKIKELGTQASACKKNEERKQAERSSEQQASKPPAPTKSGKPTDSTSPGTGSTGAAGGTTGTVGEQTALHSTVHQPKTPPSPGPTLSEEEQKLVSNCEQQ, via the coding sequence ATGACACTCACGCTGCGCTTCGCCGCCGGGTCGCACAAGGGCATGATCCGCGAGGGCAACGAGGACTCCGGCTACGCGGGGCCCCGGCTGCTCGCCATCGCCGACGGCATGGGCGGCCAGGCGGCGGGCGAGGTCGCGTCCTCCGAGGTCATCTCCGCGCTGGTGCAGCTCGACGACGATGTGCCGGGCTCCGACGTGCTGACGTCGCTCGGCGCCGCCGTCGAGCGCGCCAACGAACAGCTGCGCCTCATGGTCGAGGAGGACCCGCAGCTCGAAGGCATGGGCACGACCCTCACGGCACTGCTGTGGACGGGCCGCAGGCTCGGCCTCGTGCACGTCGGCGACTCCCGCGCGTACCTGCTCCGCGACGGCCTCCTCACGCAGATCACCCAGGACCACACCTGGGTGCAGCGGCTGGTCGACGAGGGCCGGATCACCGAGGAAGAGGCCACCACGCACCCGCAGCGGTCGCTGCTGATGCGCGCGCTGGGCAGCGGCGACCGGGTCGAACCGGACCTGTCGATCCGCGAAGTACGCGCGGGTGACCGGTATTTGATCTGCTCCGACGGCCTGTCCGCGGTCGTCTCGCACCAGACGATCGAAGAGGCGCTCGCCGACTACCAGGGCCCCCAGGAGACCGTCCAGCGGCTGATCGAGCTGGCGCTGCGCGGCGGCGGCCCGGACAACATCACCTGCATCGTCGCCGACGTCCTGGACCAGGACATGGGCGACACCCTCGCGGGCCGGCTCAGCGACACCCCTGTCGTCGTCGGCGCCGTCGCCGAGAACCAGCAGCTCGGCAACCACGACCCCCACCTGATGCAGACCCCGGCGGGCCGTGCCGCGGGCCTCGGCAGGCCCGTGCCCCACCAGCCGGGAGGCGGCGGCTTCGGCCCCCCCGGCAGCGGCGAGGCCGGGTACGCCGGAATGCCGCCCGAGGGCGGCTTCGGCGCGTACGACGACGACTACGGACCTGACGGCGGCGCGCCGCGCAAAAGGCGTACCTGGCTCAAGGCCTCGCTGTACACGGCGCTGGTCGTGATCGTCGTCGCGGGCGGCCTCTACGGCGGCTACCGCTGGACGCAGACCCAGTACTACGTGGGCTCCGAAAAGCAGCACGTGGCGCTCTACCAGGGCATCAGCCAGGACCTCGCCTGGGTCTCGCTGTCGAAGGTGCAGACCGACCACCCCGAGATCGAACTCAAGTACCTCCCCGACTACCAGCGCAAGCAGGTCGAGGGCACCATCACCGAAGGCAGCCTCGGCACCGCCCAGGGCAAGATCAAGGAGCTGGGTACTCAGGCCTCCGCATGCAAGAAGAACGAGGAGCGCAAGCAGGCCGAGCGCAGCTCGGAACAGCAGGCGAGCAAGCCGCCGGCGCCCACGAAGTCCGGTAAGCCGACGGACAGCACGTCACCGGGCACGGGCTCCACGGGTGCCGCGGGGGGAACCACCGGCACCGTCGGCGAGCAGACCGCCTTGCACTCCACCGTCCACCAGCCGAAAACTCCTCCCTCTCCGGGCCCCACCCTCTCGGAGGAGGAGCAGAAGCTGGTCTCGAACTGCGAGCAGCAGTAA
- a CDS encoding peptidoglycan D,D-transpeptidase FtsI family protein — protein MNKPLRRIAIFCGLLVLALLVRENWLGYVKADSLNTNAHNQRPTIERYSHAPGNIIVDGKPVTGAVKTDDTYFKYKQTWKDGPMWAPVTGYGSQVYGSTQLESIDDGILSGTDPRLFFDRTVSMFTGKNQKGGDVVTTLNADAQKAAYDGLKGKKGAAVAIDPSTGKILAMASTPSYDPSTIAGRTDGTAWSNLFNDKNDPLMNRALRQTYPPGSTFKLVTAAAALQNGTVSDPDAKTDSPLPYIMPGTTTPLKNEGNLPCKNATLRLALTVSCNSVFGHLGVELGKDKMLDEAKKFGFNSEQFIPVRADASEFPTDINQSQTALSSIGQFDTRATPLQMAMVASAIANDGKLMKPYMVDELRAPNLDVIDKTQPEQMSQPLSAGNAQKLQSMMESVVNDPMGTGGSAKISGATVGGKTGTAQNGVDNKGLPYAWFVSYAKVGNSSPVAVAVVVEDGAANRDDISGGGLAGPIAHDVMKAVIDSGK, from the coding sequence GTGAACAAGCCTCTGCGCCGCATCGCGATCTTCTGCGGCCTCCTCGTCCTCGCCCTGCTCGTCCGCGAGAACTGGCTCGGCTACGTCAAGGCGGACTCGCTCAACACGAACGCGCACAACCAGCGCCCCACCATCGAGCGCTACAGCCACGCGCCGGGCAACATCATCGTCGACGGCAAGCCGGTGACCGGAGCCGTCAAGACAGACGACACGTACTTCAAGTACAAGCAGACCTGGAAGGACGGCCCCATGTGGGCGCCGGTCACCGGGTACGGCTCGCAGGTGTACGGCTCGACGCAGCTGGAGAGCATCGACGACGGCATCCTCAGCGGCACCGACCCGCGCCTCTTCTTCGACCGCACGGTGTCCATGTTCACGGGCAAGAACCAGAAGGGCGGCGACGTCGTCACCACCCTGAACGCGGACGCCCAGAAGGCCGCCTACGACGGGCTCAAGGGCAAGAAGGGGGCGGCCGTCGCGATCGACCCGTCCACCGGCAAGATCCTCGCCATGGCCTCCACGCCGAGCTACGACCCGTCCACCATCGCGGGCCGCACCGACGGCACGGCGTGGTCGAATCTCTTCAACGACAAGAACGACCCCCTGATGAACCGGGCGCTGCGCCAGACGTACCCGCCGGGTTCCACGTTCAAGCTGGTCACCGCCGCCGCCGCACTGCAGAACGGCACGGTGAGCGACCCGGACGCGAAGACCGACTCGCCGCTGCCCTACATCATGCCGGGCACGACCACGCCGCTGAAGAACGAGGGCAACCTGCCCTGCAAGAACGCGACGCTGCGCCTCGCGCTCACGGTCTCCTGCAACAGCGTCTTCGGTCACCTCGGCGTCGAGCTCGGCAAGGACAAGATGCTGGACGAGGCGAAGAAGTTCGGCTTCAACTCCGAGCAGTTCATCCCGGTCCGCGCGGACGCCTCCGAGTTCCCGACCGACATCAACCAGTCGCAGACCGCGCTGTCCTCCATCGGCCAGTTCGACACCCGCGCCACGCCGCTCCAGATGGCCATGGTCGCCTCGGCGATCGCCAACGACGGCAAGCTCATGAAGCCCTACATGGTGGACGAGCTGCGGGCGCCCAACCTGGACGTGATCGACAAGACGCAGCCGGAGCAGATGAGCCAGCCGCTCAGCGCGGGCAACGCGCAGAAGCTCCAGTCGATGATGGAGTCCGTCGTCAACGACCCGATGGGCACCGGTGGCTCGGCGAAGATCAGCGGCGCCACCGTGGGCGGCAAGACGGGTACCGCGCAGAACGGTGTCGACAACAAGGGACTGCCGTACGCCTGGTTCGTCTCGTACGCGAAGGTCGGCAACAGTTCGCCGGTCGCGGTCGCCGTGGTCGTCGAGGACGGCGCGGCCAACCGCGACGACATCTCCGGCGGCGGCCTCGCGGGCCCCATCGCGCACGACGTGATGAAGGCCGTGATCGACAGTGGCAAGTGA
- a CDS encoding FHA domain-containing protein FhaB/FipA produces the protein MSELTLTVMRLGFLAVLWLFVIVAVQVIRSDLFGTRVTQRGARRGAAGDTRSQQTRQNAAPPHQRQQQPQQGAGRQRRGAPTKLVVSEGTLTGTTVALHGQTITLGRAHDSTIVLDDDYASSRHARIYPDRDGQWIVEDLGSTNGTYLDRTRLTTPTPIPPGAPIRIGKTVIELRK, from the coding sequence ATGTCAGAGCTGACCCTGACGGTCATGCGGCTGGGTTTCCTGGCCGTTCTGTGGCTGTTCGTCATCGTGGCCGTCCAGGTCATCCGCAGCGACCTGTTCGGTACGCGTGTCACGCAGCGCGGCGCACGCCGTGGCGCCGCGGGCGACACGCGATCGCAGCAGACCCGCCAGAACGCCGCGCCGCCGCACCAGCGGCAGCAGCAGCCCCAGCAGGGGGCGGGCCGGCAGCGCCGGGGCGCCCCCACGAAGCTGGTGGTCTCCGAGGGCACCCTCACGGGCACCACGGTCGCCCTGCACGGGCAGACCATCACGCTGGGGCGCGCGCACGATTCCACGATCGTGCTGGACGACGACTACGCGTCCAGCAGGCATGCCAGGATCTACCCGGACCGTGACGGCCAGTGGATCGTCGAGGATCTCGGCTCCACCAACGGCACGTACCTCGACCGGACCCGGCTGACGACGCCGACGCCGATCCCGCCGGGTGCTCCGATCCGCATCGGCAAGACCGTCATCGAGCTGCGGAAGTAG
- a CDS encoding FtsW/RodA/SpoVE family cell cycle protein: MSISNTTTIGAIDAPSRRNTELLLLVFAVAVAVFAYLNVGLALDGKVPSGVLGYALGLAALAGVAHLVVRKFARYADPLLLPLATLLNGIGLVFIWRLDQSPRLISLAKVAYGTFTPSAPKQMLYSAIGVAIFVVVLLFLKDHRVLQRYTYVSMVVALILLIAPIFFPAQFGARIWIRIPGLGSLQPGEFAKIIIAIFFAGYLMVKRDALALASRRFMGLYLPRGRDLGPILVIWALSILILVFETDLGTSLLFFGLFVVMLYVATERTSWIVFGLLMSAAGAVGVATFEPHVQSRVTAWLDPFSCYTTDKTGACEQVGQALMSFGSGGTLGSGLGQGNSDLIGFAANADFILSTVGEELGLAGTMAILLVYGLIVERGIRTALAARDPFGKLLAVGLTGGFAIQIFVVAGGVMGLIPLTGMTMPFLAAGGSSVIANWALIGLLIRISDTARRPAPAPAPSTDAEMTQVVRP; encoded by the coding sequence ATGAGCATCTCCAACACCACCACCATCGGCGCGATCGACGCGCCCAGCAGGCGCAACACCGAGCTTCTCCTGCTCGTGTTCGCCGTCGCCGTCGCCGTGTTCGCGTACCTCAACGTCGGGCTGGCGCTCGACGGCAAGGTCCCGTCGGGGGTGCTCGGTTACGCGCTCGGCCTCGCGGCCCTCGCGGGCGTCGCGCACCTCGTGGTGCGGAAGTTCGCGCGCTACGCGGACCCGCTGCTGCTCCCGCTCGCCACCCTGCTCAACGGCATCGGGCTCGTCTTCATCTGGCGCCTGGACCAGTCGCCCCGGCTGATCAGCCTGGCCAAGGTCGCGTACGGCACGTTCACGCCGTCGGCACCCAAGCAGATGCTGTACTCGGCGATCGGTGTCGCGATCTTCGTCGTGGTCCTTCTCTTCCTCAAGGACCACCGCGTCCTGCAGCGGTACACGTACGTGTCGATGGTCGTGGCGCTGATCCTCCTGATCGCCCCGATCTTCTTCCCGGCCCAGTTCGGCGCCCGCATCTGGATCCGCATCCCGGGCCTCGGCTCCCTGCAGCCCGGGGAGTTCGCGAAGATCATCATCGCGATTTTCTTCGCCGGCTACCTCATGGTGAAGCGGGACGCCCTGGCGCTCGCCAGCCGCCGCTTCATGGGGCTCTACCTGCCCCGCGGCCGGGACCTCGGCCCGATCCTGGTGATCTGGGCGCTGTCCATCCTGATCCTGGTCTTCGAGACGGACCTCGGCACCTCGCTGCTGTTCTTCGGCCTCTTCGTCGTCATGCTCTACGTGGCGACGGAACGGACGAGCTGGATCGTCTTCGGACTGCTGATGTCGGCGGCCGGCGCCGTGGGCGTCGCCACGTTCGAGCCGCACGTCCAGTCGCGTGTGACCGCCTGGCTCGACCCGTTCTCCTGCTACACCACGGACAAGACCGGCGCCTGCGAGCAGGTCGGCCAGGCCCTGATGTCGTTCGGCTCGGGCGGCACGCTGGGCAGCGGCCTGGGTCAGGGCAACTCCGACCTGATCGGCTTCGCCGCCAACGCCGACTTCATCCTCTCCACCGTGGGCGAGGAACTCGGCCTCGCGGGCACGATGGCGATCCTCCTCGTGTACGGCCTGATCGTGGAGCGCGGCATCCGGACGGCCCTCGCGGCCCGCGACCCGTTCGGCAAGCTCCTCGCGGTCGGCCTCACCGGCGGCTTCGCCATTCAGATCTTCGTGGTCGCCGGCGGTGTGATGGGCCTCATCCCGCTGACCGGTATGACCATGCCGTTCCTCGCGGCCGGCGGTTCCTCCGTCATCGCCAACTGGGCCCTCATCGGCCTGCTCATCAGAATCAGCGACACCGCCCGCCGACCGGCTCCGGCCCCCGCACCCTCAACCGACGCCGAGATGACCCAGGTGGTCCGACCGTGA
- a CDS encoding DUF2252 domain-containing protein, producing MADIVDAQGGPFGPAGSFVPAGAGAGAGAGTAETPGPRIPAVAGFAPRGHGSAPGAGESPKAYGKALRGRVPRSSHDSVVFAAGRPDAVRAVEESSRGRVADLTPLRVGRMAASPFAFLRGSAGLMAYDLTGTPVTGIGAQICGDAHAANFGLYGDARGHLVIDLNDFDETVHGPWEWDVKRLAASLVLAGREAGVTEDGCRDAARDAVGAYRRTMRLLARLPALDAWNAIADERLVSHADAKDLVGTLRRVSDKARANTSARFAAKATEEHEEASGGGAGRRFVDAPPVLRRVPDAEAAAVAASLGTYLGTLSEDRLPLLARYAIHDVAFRVVGTGSVGTRSYVVLLLDHRGEPLVLQVKEARPSALVPHLPAAGFAVAEVAHEGRRVVLGQKRMQVVSDILLGWTTVGDLPYQVRQFRNRKGSVDPAALPPGEMDDYARMTGALLARAHAHSADPRVLAGYCGKNEELDEAVAGFAVAYADRTEADHAELTAAIRTGRLAAEPGV from the coding sequence ATGGCCGACATCGTGGACGCACAGGGCGGGCCGTTCGGGCCGGCGGGATCCTTCGTGCCGGCCGGGGCCGGGGCCGGGGCCGGGGCCGGGACGGCCGAGACGCCAGGACCGCGGATTCCCGCCGTGGCGGGGTTCGCGCCACGCGGGCACGGGTCCGCGCCCGGGGCCGGCGAATCGCCCAAGGCCTACGGCAAGGCTCTGCGCGGCCGGGTGCCGCGCTCCTCGCACGACTCCGTCGTCTTCGCGGCGGGCCGCCCGGACGCGGTCCGAGCGGTCGAGGAGTCCAGCAGGGGACGCGTGGCCGACCTCACTCCCCTCAGGGTGGGACGCATGGCCGCGAGTCCGTTCGCGTTCCTGCGCGGGTCCGCCGGGCTCATGGCGTACGACCTGACCGGCACGCCGGTCACCGGTATCGGGGCGCAGATCTGCGGCGACGCGCACGCGGCCAATTTCGGGCTCTACGGCGACGCGCGCGGCCACCTCGTGATCGACCTCAACGACTTCGACGAGACCGTCCACGGGCCCTGGGAGTGGGACGTGAAGCGGCTCGCCGCCTCGCTGGTGCTCGCCGGGCGGGAGGCGGGCGTGACGGAGGACGGCTGCAGGGACGCGGCCCGCGACGCGGTCGGCGCCTACCGGCGCACCATGCGCCTGCTGGCCAGACTGCCGGCGCTCGACGCCTGGAACGCGATCGCCGACGAGCGGCTCGTCTCCCACGCGGACGCGAAGGATCTGGTCGGGACGTTGCGGCGGGTCTCGGACAAAGCGCGCGCGAACACGAGCGCCCGGTTCGCCGCGAAGGCCACCGAGGAGCACGAGGAAGCCTCCGGGGGCGGTGCCGGACGCCGGTTCGTCGACGCGCCGCCCGTGCTGCGGCGCGTGCCCGACGCGGAGGCGGCAGCCGTGGCCGCGTCGCTCGGCACGTATCTCGGCACGCTGTCCGAGGACCGGCTGCCGCTCCTCGCGCGCTACGCCATCCACGACGTGGCGTTCCGGGTGGTGGGGACGGGCAGCGTCGGCACCCGCTCGTACGTCGTACTGCTGCTCGACCACCGTGGCGAGCCCCTGGTCCTCCAGGTGAAGGAGGCCAGGCCCTCAGCGCTGGTGCCCCACCTGCCCGCGGCGGGCTTCGCGGTGGCCGAGGTGGCGCACGAGGGGCGCCGGGTCGTGCTCGGGCAGAAGCGGATGCAGGTCGTCAGCGACATCCTGCTGGGGTGGACGACGGTGGGAGATCTGCCCTACCAGGTACGGCAGTTCAGGAACCGCAAGGGCAGCGTGGACCCGGCGGCGCTGCCCCCGGGCGAGATGGACGACTACGCGCGCATGACGGGCGCGCTGCTGGCGCGTGCGCACGCACACAGCGCCGACCCCCGGGTTCTCGCGGGGTACTGCGGCAAGAACGAGGAACTGGACGAGGCCGTCGCGGGCTTCGCGGTCGCGTACGCGGACCGGACGGAGGCCGACCACGCGGAACTGACGGCGGCGATCCGCACGGGGCGGCTCGCGGCCGAACCGGGGGTGTGA
- a CDS encoding winged helix-turn-helix transcriptional regulator — translation MPQHSEDACKQVDLGITRVFELLGKRWTGPIISVLIARPVHFAELRRAIPGISERMLSDRLSELGSAGLVVREVDEGPPLRVAYRLTESGAAMEPALNELMKWAESHMGTPKGSC, via the coding sequence ATGCCGCAGCACAGCGAAGACGCCTGCAAACAGGTGGACCTGGGGATCACGCGTGTCTTCGAGCTGCTCGGAAAGCGGTGGACGGGCCCGATCATCTCCGTCCTCATCGCGCGCCCTGTGCACTTCGCGGAGCTCAGGAGGGCCATCCCCGGCATCAGCGAGCGGATGCTCTCGGACCGGCTCAGCGAGCTGGGCTCGGCGGGCCTGGTCGTGCGGGAAGTGGACGAGGGACCCCCGCTGCGGGTCGCGTACCGGCTCACCGAGAGCGGCGCGGCCATGGAGCCGGCCCTCAACGAGCTGATGAAGTGGGCGGAATCACACATGGGCACCCCGAAGGGGAGTTGCTAG
- the pknB gene encoding Stk1 family PASTA domain-containing Ser/Thr kinase: MDEPRRLGGRYELGSVLGRGGMAEVYLAHDTRLGRTVAVKTLRADLARDPSFQARFRREAQSAASLNHPAIVAVYDTGEDYVDGVSIPYIVMEYVDGSTLRELLHSGRKLLPERTLEMTVGILQALEYSHRSNIVHRDIKPANVMLTRTGQVKVMDFGIARNMGDVGMTMTQTAAVIGTAQYLSPEQAKGESVDARSDLYSTGCLLYELLTVRPPFVGDSPVAVAYQHVREEPQTPSVFDPEITPDMDAIVLKALVKDPDYRYQSADEMRADIEACLDGQPVAAAAALGAVGYGGGYGAQDQPTTALRQQDPGGHTSMLPPMNPDDGGYSGHAGYDDRSGGRRRQQKKSNTGTILIVIAAVCVLVGAILIGKSIFTGGGAGSQQTDVPSLVGQTMAQARQLATNADVKVSQSGTGRCAQPKGSICSQTPADGRMDTGATISVVVSAGAPKVDVPDEKGEDQDSATQDLQGKGFKVDVKTVESEQDEGTVIDQNPAGGSQAAKGATITLKVAKAAKVNVPPVTGQQLPQAQAQLEKNGFVVDVEQVDNDAPANTVVTQSPQANVSAALHSHVKLQVSKGPAKPQVAVPAIAPGTKLADAINALNGAGLKPAVADGNPSDPNNSYVTGITPAAGTMVDQGSTVTVSTVGPPSGNGGNQNGGLPNGFFGGGH; this comes from the coding sequence ATGGATGAGCCGCGTCGCCTCGGCGGCCGGTACGAGCTGGGCTCGGTGCTCGGCCGTGGTGGCATGGCCGAGGTCTACCTCGCGCATGACACCAGGCTCGGCCGGACCGTCGCCGTGAAGACGCTTCGCGCGGATCTCGCGCGCGACCCGTCCTTCCAGGCCCGGTTCCGCCGGGAAGCCCAGTCCGCCGCCTCGCTCAACCACCCGGCGATCGTCGCGGTCTACGACACCGGCGAGGACTACGTCGACGGGGTCTCCATCCCGTACATCGTCATGGAGTACGTCGACGGCTCCACGCTGCGTGAACTGCTGCACTCGGGCCGCAAGCTGCTGCCGGAGCGCACGCTGGAGATGACGGTCGGCATCCTCCAGGCGCTGGAGTACTCGCACCGCAGCAACATCGTCCACCGCGACATCAAGCCGGCGAACGTCATGCTGACGCGCACCGGCCAGGTCAAGGTCATGGACTTCGGCATCGCGCGCAACATGGGCGACGTCGGTATGACGATGACGCAGACGGCGGCCGTGATCGGCACCGCGCAGTACCTCTCCCCCGAGCAGGCCAAGGGCGAGAGCGTCGACGCCCGCTCGGACCTGTACTCCACCGGCTGTCTGCTGTACGAGCTGCTCACCGTCCGTCCGCCGTTCGTGGGCGACTCCCCGGTGGCCGTCGCGTACCAGCACGTACGGGAGGAGCCGCAGACTCCCAGCGTCTTCGACCCGGAGATCACGCCCGACATGGACGCGATCGTCCTCAAGGCGCTGGTCAAGGACCCCGACTACCGCTACCAGTCCGCGGACGAGATGCGCGCCGACATCGAGGCGTGCCTCGACGGCCAGCCCGTCGCGGCGGCGGCCGCCCTCGGCGCCGTCGGATACGGCGGCGGCTACGGCGCGCAGGACCAGCCCACGACGGCCCTGCGCCAGCAGGACCCGGGCGGCCATACTTCGATGCTCCCGCCGATGAACCCCGACGACGGGGGTTACTCCGGTCACGCCGGTTACGACGACCGGTCGGGCGGCCGGCGGCGGCAGCAGAAGAAGTCCAACACCGGCACGATCCTCATCGTGATCGCCGCTGTCTGTGTGCTGGTCGGCGCGATCCTCATCGGCAAGTCCATCTTCACCGGCGGGGGCGCGGGCTCCCAGCAGACGGATGTCCCCTCGCTCGTGGGCCAGACGATGGCACAGGCGAGGCAGCTCGCGACCAACGCGGACGTCAAGGTCTCCCAGTCCGGCACCGGCCGCTGCGCGCAGCCCAAGGGCTCCATCTGCAGCCAGACACCCGCGGACGGCCGGATGGACACCGGCGCCACGATCTCCGTGGTCGTCTCGGCGGGCGCGCCGAAGGTCGACGTGCCGGACGAGAAGGGTGAGGACCAGGACTCCGCGACCCAGGACCTGCAGGGCAAGGGCTTCAAGGTCGACGTGAAGACCGTCGAGTCCGAGCAGGACGAGGGCACGGTCATCGACCAGAACCCGGCGGGCGGCTCGCAGGCCGCCAAGGGCGCGACGATCACCTTGAAGGTCGCGAAGGCGGCGAAGGTCAACGTTCCGCCGGTGACGGGCCAGCAGCTCCCGCAGGCCCAGGCGCAGCTGGAGAAGAACGGTTTCGTGGTCGACGTCGAGCAGGTCGACAACGACGCGCCGGCCAACACGGTCGTCACGCAGAGCCCTCAGGCCAACGTGTCGGCGGCCCTGCACAGCCACGTGAAGCTCCAGGTCTCCAAGGGCCCGGCGAAGCCGCAGGTCGCGGTTCCGGCGATCGCCCCAGGGACGAAGCTCGCCGATGCGATCAACGCCCTCAACGGCGCGGGCCTGAAGCCGGCGGTGGCCGACGGCAACCCGTCCGATCCGAACAACTCGTATGTGACCGGCATCACCCCGGCGGCCGGCACCATGGTCGACCAGGGGAGCACCGTCACTGTGAGCACGGTCGGTCCGCCGTCCGGCAACGGCGGCAACCAGAACGGCGGTCTGCCGAACGGCTTCTTCGGCGGGGGCCACTGA
- a CDS encoding DUF3662 and FHA domain-containing protein, which yields MGVLKKFEQRLEGLVNGTFAKVFKSEVQPVEIAGALQRECDNNATIWNRERTVVPNDFIVELSTPDHERLSPYSGQLGDELAGLVRDYAKQQRYTFMGPIQVHLEKADDLDTGLYRVRSRTLASSTSQSPSPHQPPQSPQAHQQGPGRRPDGYGYPPRAVPPMPDTPPPGGRGGYGGAPAPAPAPSAMPHTRTRAWIEINGTRHQISHSTLVLGRSTDADVRIDDPGVSRRHCEIRTGTPPTIQDLGSTNGIVVDGQHTTRATLRDGSRIVVGSTTIVYRQAEG from the coding sequence ATGGGAGTCCTGAAGAAGTTCGAGCAGCGCCTCGAAGGTTTGGTCAACGGCACCTTCGCGAAGGTGTTCAAGTCCGAGGTCCAGCCCGTCGAGATCGCCGGCGCCCTGCAGCGCGAGTGCGACAACAACGCGACGATCTGGAACCGCGAGCGGACCGTCGTGCCCAACGACTTCATCGTCGAGCTGAGCACGCCGGACCACGAGCGCCTGAGCCCCTACTCGGGGCAGCTGGGCGACGAACTGGCCGGTCTGGTCAGGGACTACGCGAAGCAGCAGCGCTACACGTTCATGGGGCCCATCCAGGTCCACCTGGAGAAGGCGGACGATCTCGACACGGGGCTGTACCGGGTACGCAGCCGCACGCTCGCGTCGAGTACGTCACAGTCCCCCTCGCCGCACCAGCCTCCGCAGTCCCCGCAGGCGCATCAGCAGGGACCGGGCCGGCGGCCCGACGGCTACGGCTACCCGCCGCGTGCCGTGCCGCCCATGCCGGACACCCCGCCGCCGGGCGGACGCGGCGGTTACGGTGGCGCACCCGCGCCGGCGCCGGCCCCGAGTGCGATGCCCCACACCCGGACACGGGCCTGGATCGAGATCAACGGCACCCGCCACCAGATCTCGCACTCCACCCTGGTTCTCGGCCGCAGCACCGACGCCGACGTGCGCATCGACGACCCAGGCGTGTCCCGCAGGCACTGCGAGATCAGGACCGGAACACCCCCGACGATCCAGGATCTCGGGTCCACCAACGGCATCGTGGTGGACGGGCAGCACACCACCCGCGCTACGCTCCGCGACGGCTCGCGGATCGTCGTGGGCAGTACCACCATCGTTTACCGGCAAGCCGAAGGGTGA